From a single Labrus bergylta chromosome 14, fLabBer1.1, whole genome shotgun sequence genomic region:
- the LOC110000120 gene encoding uncharacterized protein, protein MDRRSDLTIILLGNSGVGKSASGNTILGLTAFESRKSFASVTKEISIKTGTVFGKQISVVDTPGIFGSEDVIKSRCQGLLESSGPCLFLVVVKIDRFTIEQKNAVEAAVRVIGDQLLNSYLLFTQGDNLGSKSLEYFLNEDPNGPLVPLAQKFKGRHHVFINNENGGAEQVKMLLEKSGHLANPQPENAPPQRIVLLGLPGAGKSSSGNNILGSEKFRSAGNFNPVSTETVSESATVEGRQVTVVDTPGLSKGTGVLISFIQSEFRGKTQTVRADLTSVNSQTLSALLPDFRLVLVGKTGAGKSSSGNTILGRDAFPAAVSQSSVSRQCCKHTGQLFSRELTVVDTPGLFDTSLPEHMVKREISKCINMSAPGPHAILLVIKVGPFTDEDRDAVVQVEEIFGEQAWKYTIMLFTQDEGDTADVERQLEGAGPELLEVLKKAGNRYHVFNNHRANDRGQVLDLLEKVEKMVCVNGGKCYSNPTYLEVMELLNKKEVELREFYRDKLEKEIKAIEVKYEEKLREAQEENPATKRRWQEEVKEIKRYYDSLNASTRHVVEQTVASDTLEDISEFHRKLKVIS, encoded by the exons atGGATCGACGTTCAGATCTCACCATCATCCTTCTTGGAAACTCTGGAGTTGGTAAAAGTGCATCAGGAAACACCATCCTGGGTCTAACAGCATTTGAGTCAAGAAAATCATTTGCATCAGTGACAAAAGAAATCTCCATAAAAACAGGAACTGTGTTTGGGAAGCAGATCTCAGTGGTAGACACTCCGGGAATATTTGGATCTGAAGATGTGATTAAATCCCGCTGTCAGGGTCTCCTGGAGTCCTCTGGACCTTGTTTGTTCCTGGTGGTAGTTAAAATAGATCGATTCACCATCGAGCAGAAAAACGCTGTGGAGGCAGCTGTCAGAGTCATAGGGGATCAACTACTCAACTCTTACCTGCTCTTCACACAAGGAGATAATTTGGGTAGCAAGTCCCTGGAATATTTCCTCAATGAAGATCCAAATGGTCCACTTGTACCTCTTGCTCAAAAGTTTAAAGGAAGACATCATGTGTTCATCAACAATGAAAATGGTGGAGCAGAACAAGTGAAGATGCTGCTGGAAAAGTCAGGCCACCTCG CTAACCCACAGCCTGAGAATGCTCCGCCCCAAAGGATCGTGTTGCTCGGCCTACCAGGAGCTGGAAAAAGTTCTTCAGGAAACAACATCCTGGGATCAGAGAAGTTTAGATCAGCGGGTAACTTTAATCCAGTCAGTACAGAGACTGTCTCTGAATCAGCCACAGTGGAAGGACGTCAGGTCACAGTGGTGGACACTCCTGGACTCAGTAAGGGAAC GGGTGTCTTGATATCGTTTATTCAGTCAGAATTTAGGGGAAAGACACAGACAGTGCGTGCTGATTTGACTTCTGTGAACTCACAAACCCTCTCAGCCCTGCTCCCAG ATTTCAGACTGGTCCTTGTTGGGAAAACTGGAGCAGGGAAGAGCTCCAGTGGAAACACTATACTGGGGCGAGATGCCTTCCCTGCAGCTGTCAGTCAGTCCTCAG tgagCAGACAGTGCTGTAAACACACTGGTCAGCTGTTCAGCAGAGAACTGACCGTGGTCGACACCCCCGGCCTCTTCGACACCTCGTTACCTGAACACATGGTGAAGAGAGAGATCTCTAAATGTATCAACATGTCGGCCCCGGGGCCCCACGCCATCCTTCTGGTCATCAAGGTGGGGCCATTCACCGACGAAGACAGAGACGCGGTCGTGCAGGTGGAGGAGATCTTTGGGGAGCAAGCCTGGAAGTACACCATCATGCTCTTTACCCAGGACGAAGGGGACACAGCAGACGTCGAGCGACAGCTGGAAGGGGCGGGGCCTGAGCTGCTGGAGGTCCTGAAGAAGGCGGGAAACAGATACCACGTCTTCAACAACCACAGGGCTAACGATCGTGGACAGGTCCTTGATCTGCTGGAGAAGGTGGAGAAGATGGTGTGTGTCAACGGAGGGAAGTGTTACTCCAACCCCACCTACCTGGAGGTGATGGAGCTGCTGAATAAGAAGGAGGTGGAGCTTAGAGAGTTCTACAGGGATAAGCTGGAGAAGGAGATCAAAGCTATAGAGGTAAAGTATGAGGAGAAGCTGAGAGAGGCCCAGGAGGAGAACCCAGCCACAAAGAGACGATGGCAGGAGGAAGTGAAGGAAATCAAACGATATTATGACTCTCTGAACGCCTCAACACGTCATGTTGTGGAGCAAACTGTGGCTTCTGACACCTTAGAGGACATAAGTGAGTTTCACAGGAAACTGAAAGTCATCTCCTGA
- the LOC110000130 gene encoding uncharacterized protein gives MLFLVLLMTMMMKSDAVELVTARSGDRVLMTSQRLKEARLQPGWDVRWTHLHLVMSRSRNVEQCHHKRCKQQSDGSLLFSQVQSQDAGRYSMEVFDASGQRQLNETFLLEVEEAGLDKHGGSSVLVGVFMFLLLVFIAVFIVIIMLRRRSRQRMTSAGPLQENVYIVMHGHHGNKTKNVEDIQDKEEESHYVSCYPVVSMETQITGQKSVDEEDIYV, from the exons ATGCTGTTTCTGGTGTTgctgatgacgatgatgatgaagagtgacG CTGTAGAGCTCGTCACTGCACGTAGCGGGGACCGTGTCCTGATGACCTCACAGCGGCTGAAGGAGGCACGGCTGCAGCCTGGGTGGGACGTCAGGTGGACTCACCTGCATCTGGTGATGTCACGGAGTAGGAATGTGGAGCAGTGTCACCACAAACGCTGCAAACAGCAGAGCGACGGCTCGCTGTTGTTCTCACAAGTACAGAGTCAGGATGCAGGACGCTACAGCATGGAGGTGTTTGATGCCAGTGGGCAGAGACAACTGAATGAAACCTTCctgctggaggtggaggaggcggggctcgATAAACACG GGGGCAGCAGTGTGTTGGTGGGTGTGTTCATGTTCCTCCTACTCGTCTTTATCGCCGtcttcatcgtcatcatcatgcTCAGGAGGAGGAGCCGCCAGAGAATGACTTCAGCAG GTCCTTTGCAGGAAAATGTGTATATAGTGATGCAtggtcaccatggcaacaagacGAAGAATGTGGAGGATATCCAGGATAAAGAGGAGGAGTCTCATTATg TAAGTTGTTATCCTGTGGTTTCCATGGAAACACAAATCACAGGGCAGAAGTCTGTGGATGAAGAAGACATCTACGTGTGA